The genomic window gtaatctgctttgttgtaatagaattctttataacaatatgcaaatatgaactctcgcgagatgttcaaacaggtaaatcagagatgatttacattctagttttgttcttcgtgataattaagttagaaaatgacgttatcgttatgcgttacatttcaaacgaaacagaagtccagttatttccttttttttattaaaattgtttttgtcgttaagttctaatcatttccggtcatacgtgaaacatgtgactaacatgtgatcacgcccttacggcCGGATGTATGAAATACTTAAGGTCtaaacattatttttgtttccaacgggatgttagcaaacataatctgtagacttgtttcgtcttgtttaaaaaaggaaaatacaattttcaaagagattgcgccgggggtctattatttttcctatgtgcataatgttacatacgatcttgtgtgaaaataaatgcccaatgacttgacaaaatcgatttcagatttgacagacgTTATAACACACTTTGTTTCCTGATAAccatgtaaagggtccttggaaaattctttagacattacgtctcttatcattgtgccgatgATCGTtagattgattttgcttcagcagtaaataatactggatattttaggtgaataaagataatttaataaaaaatacatgttaatataccgttacacttggaatgaacaaagttggtatctttgtcacaattttaaattattttttttattcatgttctgcaaacacttttcagaaacgcaataaacttgtcaaaggagaagtaaacttttaccatgcatgacttgaaaggaagtactttattgattttagcccactaaagtaggttaaaatgtggaaaccatgtagatggtgtacaggtcacaaatatcacatggtgcctattttaaagattttaattccaagttaaaagtttttttctttactggatttaaagaattttacattgccaatgatttggaatacattgtatataactggaatttcaaaaccaaatataaatacatttttttgtctaAAACATTGAGATACAACGttaacgattatggtatcctgtatcaatgaagaaaatatagaaatttctgaataaattgtactaattgttttcaaaacaagcacatatttaggagttttataatactgttacatttaagatggattttaagaaaaagtatactgttcagattattttaagcagattttgcaataaaataaaactaaaaaaatgctttcggtttcttatggtttcctgtcgcgtttaaaaaaaacctttaatttaacattgaaaatagattttaaatattaacatgaagcaagtaacactagtaatcatgttcatttatgtcttttgaaatatattgtggaaaataaagaaaataaagattggtttcctgtttggtttcctgtcacgtaaactttgaatcaaaatgtattatttttttcttgaaaaactcaattgttccattaatactattctaacaccaacacaacccacataataaaagttaaagttttagaacttttaaaaaaggatgcaaaaagaaaccaaaggccgaataccaaattatggtccatatcaACGAGTGTCCATTCATGCATATAAAACAATAAGCATTAAAGTAGTGAACATGGTCAAAGCAGGTTTTGTTGTTCAAAAATTGATGGGTACACAACAACCCAATCAATTTTTCAACAACagttttgtttatcatgtttaccATCAggtttgaaaacaataaaattttagaaatatgaTGGCTTGGtttcaaaatcatataaacaCCCACGAATCTTGACTTATCTTTTAAAAGAGGGATTATATATACTTACCAggggaaaaaaaagtaaaaaactgtTGTTCAGTTGAGTTAACAACATCAATTATAACATTGATGTCACAGAAATGATGATTCTACTTCTTTCTGctttaatatatatgtttatgtctttagtttatttcaaccaaaagaaaaccaatgaaaaaaaaacataatgttttTCTAAGGTTTTcatagttttcatttaatttgagAAGTCGAGTTGATGGGTCTTAAATCAGTACAGTTTTATTCTTTAATTCATAAGTGGGGTGAGTTGGAATACATGGaatatgtacatttgtatatattcaaTGGGATTTCATCCATTTTCATGAGTTGGGCGAGTTGACATGACTAATTTCCTctgtatttttctatttttttataagcatgataagaagggcgatattttaaaaaagtggggACTAGTTGGGGAAAAAAGTGGTGCAATTTGCCAGTGGGGAGAGGGGTCATGGATTTGTCATCATTTTTTCagttctagggttatgcccctttacaaacgGAAAATGGCTGAATTTTTGATTTCCTGTTTCTAAACTTTAGTTTGgcttaataaaaaaatgttatgaatTCTTACACAAAAtgccttatacatgtacatgtacataccaCAAAACAGGGATTAACAGTCAGGgctataactctatagggttattacagaaaataacttgcATGTGTTATCACAGATAATTTCATGCATTGTCTActctttaattcttaaattttcttACTCTGTAATAGCATATATATAGAAAATCATAAATACTTTGGAATTTCTGGGAAGTTTGCTGAGAACCTCATTACATGCTCTGATTATTATttcttacaaaatattaaaatatatattgtaactaAGCATGATGAATGTCTGAGCAAATGCTTAGGAGTGATTTAAGGAAACTGTTATGACACCCTTTAATTATAACAggcatattttttgtaataacatAGGAGTACGATGCATGATTGACAAACAATTAACTGTTTCCTCTTTTATAGTTAATTATACATAAAGACAAAAGTaataatatcaatagaacttgtatacattttaacaaaaataatgatgcatattgtccctttgaaacatgtaacatacatgtacatctaggAAAAATGGCTGAATTTTTTGTtcctgttctctaactttagttttccTAAACCAAATGGTATGAAACTTAAAAACAATGCTTTTTTCAAcaaagatcaagtttgaaattggtGGTGTCATTGATACTGTTCTAGAGTCCCCTTTTCATATGGAATAATTGCTGAATTTTATTCTCTAACATGTCTATAACATGTCTAACTAAAACTTGAATCAACCAAATGTCATTAAACTTGTACACAATggttattaccacaaaactaaaATTAAGTACAAATTTTGGTAGTAAAATCTTTTTTAATATCACTaaataattctaatgcaatttttatgtattaatttttttcattggctaaaagttgccgttgaatccacagttgaccaggttTTATTAAGGAGGGACCTGccattgaatcaacaaatgttccattattacaatatttttgaaaataaaaacaacacctacctcgaatatGCCGTTGTAATGTTATTTTATCAATACCACACGTTGCCAGTAAAACTGTATTTGCGACTGTCAAATcaacaattgacggtggcaaatCTTCAACTACaatactgttattccttaatttgaATTACAgtaacatatatatgtttaaCAATATATTATAGATTCTGATGAATTCATTTTTCCTTCAGGATTTGGTAGCCATTGTAAATGTTTTGTTAGCACAGTATTCTACATTCCCTGTGACTGGTGAGGCATTGTACAACACTGTCCTTACATCTACCTCAATCTTACCTACAGCTTGTCAAGGGTACGTTTATGTTAAAAGTAAtctatgtacatatatatatatgcataaaaatgttattaatttACGTTCTGTTATCTGTTCTTTctttcgggttgttgtctctttgaaatattccccatttcaattcttaattttaaagtttgaaacttaaaacattttttgagaaACCTgtatgatataattatatattgttgAAAGGTGTATGTTGGCCTCATGGTGTCCTttgaatttatttcttttaaggTTGCCATCTCTTAAAATataccttatcgctaatcccgactgacccggccgcttgaacttttgacgcatgcaacaatcacttttccattgtggcgtcagatatttagTTTTATGACGTtgaaattttacgggaacctgtgtgatatccagtaatgggggacaaatagcgataaggtgtatacggAAATGTGGTAtagttgccaatgaaacaacgTGAATAAGACAACTATTCATAATTGATCAAAGGACAGGGATGAGAACACATATAAGGCAGTATAGTAAGCTATGAAATGGCCCTTATTGAACATTACAAGGCAGTTTAAAGGAAAACCAATGGCCTGAATAATGATAGaagtgacaaatataaaacaaataaggcTGTTATCAACCAGGAAAAATCGCTAAGACAAAAGGATCCTGACTTCAAACATGCACATAAAGAGTGAAGGGGCAAACAATTTTACCTGGTTCCCTTAAAACATACATGGTACTAAAGGATTACATGTTGTAAATAAAGTACTCACTAACATTTAGCATTGTTGAGACTTGTACAATATAACATGTCACAGTCCCATcttattttattgctttaaattacAGTTGCCTCCCCTTGTCCATGTATGTATACTAGTAATGAAACAATCCTTAGCATTACACAGGCTGAAGGATGCCTGTggtatatttgatttattgttaCACTTAATCTTGATATGATTTGATGTAGGTTTGATCAGATATTGGACGGTGGATTGTATACTGGAGAAGTTACAGAAATAGCAGGAGAAATAGCTTCAGGGAAAACGCAGGTTTGTATGTCAAATCTTAAATTATTAGATAGGCATTTTGGGACATGGTATAAATTACACTAAAAGTGTGTAACATCCTACCAACATGTTGAACTTTACACAAACTTTATCTAAAGTGTGTAACATTCTACCAATATGTAGAACTTTACACAAACTTTATCTAAAGTGTGTAACATCCTACCAACATGTAGAACTTTACACAAACTTTATCTAAAGTGTGTAACATCCTACCAATATGTAGAACTTTACACAACCTTTATCTAAAGTGTGTAACATTCTACCAACATGTAGAACTTTACACAAACTTTATCTAAAGTGTGTAACATTAAGCCAACATGTTTTCATATAAGAAATGAGTTGTTAgataaatattaatgaaatagAAACCTAAGTATAACACATACAGAGATCTAAACATCCGAAATAATGTCAATCTATGAAATATTCACAGTGTGCTTCTTTTCACCTTGTAAAAGAATTAAACATAAATGCTTATTAAcgtatatatattaacaaaacaCTTTCAGAAATAGTATTGTTATTAATGCTATGAACATAATGATTAAGATGACAAATCTAGCTAAAAACATAGTCTTAAAAATGGGATAAACTAGATGTACAAATATTTACTCCTCTGTAATCTTatagtttaaataaaaaacaatacaataaataGATAGTAGTTAAAAATCATAATGATTAAGATTAATTAATactcattctaatgcaacaacattTGTAACgtttattttgattggataacgtcactaaTTCTCATGTCATCAATTCACAAATGATGCTATGAAAACATAAGCCCATACACAAACAAGGTATGGcagattttaaatgtattattAAACATTGTTTTCTATCAGTTTCAAGAGAATGGAGATAAAGATATTGAATTTTAAGCTCTGAccgcatcaattggtgatttgatggtccccaataaacttaatttgcgaccatcaaatcaccaattgattaaaatacaatatagttatCTCCTAATTTATTGTTACTCAaagcaactatttttttttactttgaaactatgcctatatatgtCAACCTGAAGAAATGTTTCCTGCTGCACTTATACTTCTgaaacattttgttaaaatttttataaacattatgAATTGCCAGAATTTATAGTACTTATGTATATTCTTTTGTTTTAGATATGTTTAAGTATGACAGCATCAGTTATATGTCATTCTAAACAGAATGTTATGTTTGTGGATACGTCAGGTGGATTTTGTGCAGAGAGACTCGAGGAAATCTTACACACTAAATATCAACAGGGGGTGAGTTAAAATTGTGTTGAAGGTATCAGATTAATAGTCAAGAATCAACTACACCTGATTGGACACCATATAGATTTACCTTATTATAATTATTGATTAACTTTTTAGCAttcttaagggggctcctgggtatcaatcaaattttttttctaatataggatttcgctatattttttttataaatgaactttatcgtatacttaaaagaaaaatgaaataaaaaaatggggtcaccgttcatttaagctcacaatctgcctcggAAGAAgcacacatttttgttaatgtcctttttttctgttgaacttaaataggagaaatagaggtaatatcgaaataaaaaaataacctaattacagaaatcgcttaaattttacaattatttagtttatgtacagcttatatgaaaacaataataaaaaatataggtcaccgatgagttaaaaaagatatttcaaatttaatgccaaaaaaaggCATTTTTGTATCAAAGGGagaaaatttggagcattttcaatgatataaacattttaaaagtcatctggggccaaaccgaattgttttttgggttgatttttttaccatatcataaagtaataactaatagtgtaataaataaaatttgtaatgaaaaaataaaggttcaattttttgctgaaatttttgtacccactaGCCACCTTAAGGCTATTATTAATTTAGATTGTGAAAATTGTTAGAAACCCCCTGTTTTTTGGACAATCGATTGCCCCCTCCCTCCTCCTTTTatccttttgaaaatggctgcaTTCGCCCTTGATTAAAgaccatgaaatgacaaatgtaaaacaattcaaactagaaaccTAAAGGTCTGATTACCGTAAGTACAAAGCAATGAACAAAAAActtatatgatatacagcaacaaaagtCAACTACTGAATGTTTGCTGGCGTCAAACACTACATTTAATATGTTCTTTTTTAATTGTTAGCACAACTCATGAAATACATATAGACATTTGGTTTATTTTGTAGGACAACCCTGATGTTTTTAGCCATATCCGATGCATCCAAACCTATGATATATACAGCCTGTTATCTGAGCTTcaacaaataaaagtaaacattacACAACAGGTAATCAATATATATTCATTACAGAGTGTTAATTGTCCTAGACGTAAAAACTGTAGATATAACTTGGGAATGCTATTTTAAGGTTCTGGCTCAAAAATGGCCAAATCTGTCTTGGGACCTTGCAAACTGACATCTCAATTAAAAGGCCTAGCTAggacatgtaaaatttaaatatattcaaaaccAATAATAAGTTCAGTTCAGAACTTTATAGCTGGCTTTAAAGAGATCTGGTGACCTTGGGCAATTATTAAAAGTACCTTGTGACCTAAGGGGATTCCCTACTGGAGCCTTTAGGGATTTTAAAACTTGTAGCTGTAAACATTGTTAGAGTGTGCACTTACATAAGCCATGATAAGgttgttaatattatttttagctcacctgacctgaaaggtcaagtaaGCTCTTCTCATCACTTGTTGTCTGTCGTCCTTCGTCCGTAAACTTTTgcaaaaatctttttctctgaaactactgaacaaaattttaccaaacttggccacaatcatccttggggtatcttgtttaaaaaatgtgtccgataacctggccatcaaaccaagatggccgccatggctaaaaatagaacacaggggtaaaatgtatattttggcttatatctttaaaaccaaagcatgtagagcaaatctgactgggtaaaattgatctatctgccatgaaattttcagaagaatcggacaacttgttgttgggttgctgcccctgaattggtcattttaagaaaaatttgcagtttttggttattatcttgaatactattatagatagagataaactgtaaacagcaataatgttcagcaaaataagacaaataagtcaacatgaccaaaattgccagtcgaccccttaaggagttattgccctttatagtcaattttaacaacttttttgtcatttttaaccggatttttgtgacaaaaatgtcggttattgatttggggatgtacggtggGCGGCCAGGAGGccaggcggcaatcaaatgttgtctgtgcattaactcatgaaccgttcaaccaaagcttttaaaattttaatatgttattactgacaattatacgaaggtcaagttcaataatggcgattttgacttttaccgttcaggagttatggttcttgaaagattgaaaaatggagtttcaagtcgtgtccgtgcatttatgcatgaactgtcctaccaaagcttcccaaattttaatatgttgttactgatgacagaatggaggtcatgttcaataatgacgattttgacttttaccgttcaggagttatggttcttgaaagattgaaaaatggagtttccagtcgtgtccgtgcatttatgcatgaactgttctaccaaagctgccgaaattttaatatgctgttactgatgacaaaatggaggtcaagttcaataatgacgattttgacttttaccgttcaggagttatggttcttgaaagattgaaaagtggtgtttcccgtcgtgtccgtgcattttctcatgaaccattcaaccaaagcttttgaaattttaatatgttgttactgatgacaaaatagaggtcaagttcaataatgacgattttgacttttaccgttcaggagttatggttcttgaaagatcgtaaaatggcgtttccattcacgttgttgcatttactcatgaaccattcaatctaagcttttcaaattttaatatgttgatactgatgacaaaatggaggtcaaatttgatattgacgattttcactttcaccattcatcagtaatggttcttgtgatattgccaggacacaaataaatgttaataaatccggtttgctgtcgttgtgacagcctcttgtttgtaacttgtacaaaattcttcttctctgaaactactgggccaaatttaaactaacttggccAGAATTgtaattgtggtatatagtttaaaaattgtgtctgatgaccccacctaccaaacaaaatggccgacatggctaaaattagaacataagggtaaaatgcagtttttgtcgagcctacaacttttgttgcagaaagctcaacatagggatagtgatccgctggcggcggctacggcggcggcggtggcggtgttagctcacttcttaaaagctttatattttagaaggtggaagacctggatgcttcatactttgtatatagatgcttcatgttaggaagtttccgtcagtcacatgtccaataaccttgacctcattttcatggttcagtgactacttgaaaaaaaagttcaaattttttgtaatgttgaattctctcttattataagtaataggataactatatttgatatgtgcgtaccttgcaaggttctcatgtctgtcagacagttttcactttacctcgacctcatttcatggatcagtgaacaaggttaagttttggtggtcaagtccatatctcagatactataagcaatagggctagcatATTCAgtctatggaaggactgtaaggtgtacatgtccaactggcaggtgtcatctgaccttgacctcattttcatggttcagtggttatagttaaatttttgtgttttggtctgtttttttcatactatatgcaataggtctactatatttattgtatggaatgattgtaagctatacatgtctagcgggcagatgtcatgtgaccttgacctcattttcatggttcagtggtcaaagttaagtttttgagttttggtctttttatctaatactatatgccataggtcaactatatttggtgtatggaaatattttatgatctttatgtcagtctcgcaggttttatttgaccgtgacctcattttcatgggtcattgcacagtgttaagtttttgtgttttggtctatttttcttaaactatcagtaatgggtcaactatacatgtatatgttgtatagaagcattgttagctgtacttgtctgcctggcatggtacatctgaccttgacctcattttcaaggttcattggtctttgtttagttatcttggttaatgttaagtttatgtgacagttgtaataaagcttagctttatacttaggactatcaacataatatcaatgattagtatagaaggcgagacatttcagcgtgtgcactcttgttgctttctatctttgaaactaagacatttagggcgaATCtgtcaagatttaaatgtccatcagaataagatctatcccctcacaaattttcagatgaatcttacaacccgttgttgggttgctgccctaaaattggtaattttaaggaaattttgcagtttttagttcttatcttgaatactattataggtagagataaactgtaaacagcaataatgttcagcaaagtaagatctacaaataagtcgacatgaccaaaattgtcggtcaaccccttaaggagttattgcctttaatagtaaattttaacaactttttcgtcattttttgtaatttgtacaaaaatcttcttctctgaaactactgggccaaatttaaactaacttagccacaatcataattgtggtatatagtttaatGGGTCTCCCatgaccccacctaccaaacaaaatagccgacatggctaaatttagaacatagtggtaaaatgcagtttttgctttatatctttgatacTAAGACAtatagggcaaatctttcaagatttaaatgtccatcagaataagatctcagatcccctcacaaattttcagatgaatcctacaacctgttgttgggttgctgccctaaaattggtaattttaaggaaattttgcagtttttggttattatcttgaatactattaaagatagagataaactgtaaacagcaataatgttcagcaaagtaagatctacaaataagtcaacatgacaaaaattgtcagagaaccccttaagaagttattgtcctttaaattatagtcaatattgaacaagtttttgtcatttttataacttgtacaaaatcttcttttctaaaactatgggccaaatttaaccaaacttggccacaatcattactagagtatctattttaaaaaagtgtctaatgagtaatgaccccacctaccaaccaagatggacgacatcagtaaatacagtaacaggtgagcgacacaggctcttgagagcctctagtttaaagaTACTAATAAAAGAAGGTTGTCCTTGAATTAAAGGACATAGACAAAAAAAGGAGAGGGGATTAAAATACTGACAATTCTAAGTGAAAAACAATTTCAATCattaattgaaatgaaattttcttaaatatatctTTAACCTTGCACAAGAACAGGGCTTGCTGCTTGCACAACTTATTGGTACTATTTTTGACTTCATTTATTTGGTCATCAAAACTAGTATCAAGTTGCATTGGACTCTCAATAGCTGTCCtcagtcaatttaaaaaaaaaataggcaaagGTCAAGTTAAgatgaaatactttttttatgaaacaagtcttaatttcatgtttatttttcagTCTGATCCCTTTTATGCTTGCTTGAAACTGATTATAATTGACAATGTTGCATCAGTGATTTACCCAATACTTGGTGGAAACCAGTTAGATGGTAGGTTGATAATAATTACTGATTTATCCAATATTTGGTGGAAACCAGTTAGATGGTAGGTAATAagtatttccattctcaactttagtGATTTACTCAATACTTGGTTGAAACCAGTTGGATGGTAGTTGTATACTATTCATTGATATATCCATACTTGGTGGAAATAAGTTAGATTCTCAGCAAATTGATTTCAGTAATTTACCCAGTACTTGTTGGAAACCAGTTAATTGGTAGGAAGCTGATATTTATGAATTTACCAAATACTTGGTTGATCAGTtagacaaaagtaaaatcacaaaaatactgaaatcctaggaaaatccaaaacagaaagtccttaatgaaatggcaaaatcaaaagataaaacacatcaaactaatggataacaacagttgacctgttatattcctgactgaGTACAGgaattttcttgtgtagaaaattgtggattgaacctggttttatagctagctaaacttctcatttgtatgacagtcgcatcaaattccattatattagaTTGCAGGTAAAAGGTATTCATTGATTTACCAGATACTTAGTTGAAACCAGTTAGGTGGTAGGTAAATAGTATTCAGTGATTTACCAGATACTTAGTTGAAACCAGTTAGATGGTAGGTAAATAGTATTCAGTGATTTACCAGATACTTAGTTGAAACCAGTTAGGTGGTAGGTAAATAGTATTCAGTGATTTACCAGATACTTAGTTGAAACCAGTTAGGTGGTAGGTAAATAGTATTCAGTGATTTACCAGATACTTAGTTGAAACCAGTTAGGTGGTAGGTAAATAGTAATCAGTGATTAACCCACTACTTGGTGGTAACCAGTTAAATGGTAGGTATAAAGTATTCATTAATTTACCCAATACCTGTTTGACAAAAGTTAGATGGTAGGTTGTTGGTATTCATTGATGTACATTATACTTTCTCATAATGAAAAGCAAT from Mytilus galloprovincialis chromosome 5, xbMytGall1.hap1.1, whole genome shotgun sequence includes these protein-coding regions:
- the LOC143075355 gene encoding DNA repair protein RAD51 homolog 4-like, with translation MSVLRCGICSALTDDVVTTLKDNGIRSVVDLITQNLEDLSQKTKLSYKDLVAIVNVLLAQYSTFPVTGEALYNTVLTSTSILPTACQGFDQILDGGLYTGEVTEIAGEIASGKTQICLSMTASVICHSKQNVMFVDTSGGFCAERLEEILHTKYQQGDNPDVFSHIRCIQTYDIYSLLSELQQIKVNITQQSDPFYACLKLIIIDNVASVIYPILGGNQLDGHGLITQLSQLLKLLAVDYSLSVLVSNNVVVSDGEKKASLGKVWSHVPHTRVLVSSMGDQRRQLILVKSSRSKTGPTANFIICEKGCVDPG